A genomic segment from Brevundimonas sp. SORGH_AS_0993 encodes:
- a CDS encoding ribonuclease, whose product MTDPDPECEDAREAADMGEKPDLGHKADALIEALDGSDSGSDTRAGSLEGGSASGSDDDPDSRKINERLAQEGREAAADQDADRQD is encoded by the coding sequence ATGACCGATCCCGATCCGGAATGCGAAGACGCCCGCGAGGCCGCCGACATGGGCGAGAAGCCCGATCTGGGCCATAAGGCGGACGCTCTGATCGAGGCGCTGGACGGGTCCGACTCGGGCTCGGACACCCGCGCGGGCTCGCTGGAGGGCGGATCGGCCTCGGGCTCGGACGACGATCCCGACTCGCGCAAGATCAACGAACGCCTGGCCCAAGAGGGGCGCGAGGCTGCGGCCGATCAGGACGCCGACCGACAAGACTGA
- a CDS encoding MHYT domain-containing protein, with protein sequence MYHVHLTPFSLLALAVALLGAWTALDLFNRARHHTGRGRRLWLGAAAVSLGLGVWSMHFIAMLGFRPQGGATYDGALTLLSFVLAVVGSGAGFLTVGGAGAARWRLAPAALLMGGAVASMHYVGIAAMRVEAPVAYRPVLMLLSVAIAVAAALAALVAARRERSLGWRAVATVLLALAIVAMHYTGMAALILTPEDGVNPAADAWRLILAVSVTAGAVVILFMALGASLLERRADILAAVDAGGIGFWEAAIPLRTTVMSERAREILSIPKEARLGPAEISQRLAPEDLPLHQEALARAVSGEADYDQEWRLPTTGRWIHLRGRLIRSRSGRPMRMSGVITDTTDRREAFAALGDSERQQRLLINELNHRVKNTLATVQSIARQTARRTPDVHTFTELFEARLLALSNTQNLLTAGNWERVDLAALLGGQEMAPYAHEQVRIAGPAVDLDPQKALGLGMVFHELAVNAAKYGALSTPSGCVRIDWSVAGGDLLLDWIETGGPPVSPPTRRGFGGDLMEATLNRTLKGTVVTTYEPQGFSFSVRLPI encoded by the coding sequence GTGTATCATGTGCATCTGACGCCATTTTCTTTGCTGGCCCTGGCGGTGGCGCTTCTGGGCGCATGGACCGCCCTGGATCTGTTCAACCGGGCGCGTCATCACACGGGACGCGGCCGACGACTTTGGCTGGGGGCGGCGGCGGTGTCGCTGGGTCTTGGCGTCTGGTCGATGCATTTCATCGCCATGCTGGGCTTCCGGCCCCAAGGCGGGGCGACCTATGACGGGGCGCTGACGCTGTTGTCTTTCGTCCTGGCCGTGGTCGGCTCGGGCGCCGGCTTCCTGACCGTCGGCGGGGCAGGGGCGGCGCGCTGGCGGCTGGCGCCGGCGGCCCTGCTGATGGGCGGCGCCGTCGCCTCCATGCACTATGTCGGGATCGCCGCCATGCGGGTGGAGGCGCCGGTCGCCTATAGGCCCGTTCTGATGCTGCTGTCGGTGGCGATCGCCGTGGCCGCCGCCTTGGCCGCCCTGGTCGCCGCGCGGCGAGAGCGAAGCCTGGGCTGGCGCGCCGTGGCGACCGTTCTTTTGGCCCTGGCCATCGTCGCCATGCACTACACCGGCATGGCCGCCCTGATCCTGACGCCGGAAGACGGGGTCAATCCCGCCGCCGACGCCTGGCGGTTGATCCTGGCCGTTTCCGTCACCGCCGGGGCGGTGGTCATCCTGTTCATGGCCTTGGGCGCCTCCCTGTTGGAGCGGCGGGCCGATATTCTGGCGGCTGTCGATGCGGGGGGCATCGGCTTCTGGGAGGCGGCGATCCCGCTTCGAACCACGGTCATGTCCGAACGGGCGCGTGAAATCCTGTCCATTCCGAAGGAGGCCCGGCTGGGGCCGGCCGAGATCAGCCAGCGCCTGGCGCCGGAGGATCTGCCCCTGCACCAGGAAGCCCTGGCCCGCGCCGTGTCGGGCGAGGCGGACTATGATCAGGAATGGCGGCTGCCGACGACGGGACGCTGGATCCATCTGAGAGGCCGGCTGATCCGCAGTCGCTCGGGCCGACCTATGCGGATGTCGGGCGTCATCACCGACACCACTGACCGCCGCGAAGCCTTTGCGGCCCTGGGCGACAGCGAACGCCAGCAAAGGCTGCTCATCAACGAACTGAACCACCGGGTGAAGAACACCCTGGCCACGGTGCAATCCATCGCGCGCCAGACCGCCCGCCGCACGCCGGACGTTCACACCTTCACCGAACTGTTCGAGGCGCGGCTGCTGGCCTTGTCCAACACCCAGAACCTGCTGACGGCCGGGAATTGGGAACGAGTCGATCTGGCGGCCCTGCTGGGGGGTCAGGAAATGGCGCCCTATGCCCACGAACAGGTGCGAATCGCCGGCCCGGCCGTCGATCTGGATCCGCAGAAGGCCCTGGGCCTGGGGATGGTGTTCCACGAACTGGCGGTCAACGCCGCCAAATACGGCGCCCTGTCCACGCCGTCGGGCTGCGTGCGCATCGACTGGTCGGTCGCGGGCGGGGACCTGCTGCTGGACTGGATCGAGACGGGCGGGCCGCCGGTCTCGCCGCCCACCCGTCGCGGCTTCGGCGGCGACCTGATGGAGGCGACGCTGAACCGCACCCTGAAGGGGACGGTGGTGACGACCTATGAGCCGCAGGGCTTCAGCTTCAGTGTGCGTCTGCCGATCTAG
- a CDS encoding 3-hydroxyacyl-CoA dehydrogenase NAD-binding domain-containing protein, translating into MENFKIDVDADGIALITFDVPGRSMNTLTSSVMAEIPQLVERIKTDDAIKGAVITSGKASGFCAGADLGDMAGGVLSGGGDLQKAFDAGWKLNGAFRALETLGKPIAAAINGLALGGGLEFTLATHYRVVENDNRIQLGLPEIKVGLFPGGGGTQRLTRLVGVQNAMMAMSEGKSFRPNDAKGAGIVHEVVEKGQSVEAAKAWIKGVGKAVQPWDEKSFKLPGGGPYHPAGIQNFMVGNAMLRKQSYGNYPAVVNLMKAVYEGTQVPMDAALRIETRYFIKTLMTPQAQAMIRSLFLSKQELDKGAVRPAGIPKADPKKVTVIGAGMMGAGIAYVQALAGIETILIDQTQEAADKGKAHVEELLKKRLSRGQLTQEKYDALLGSVTATTDYELIKGSDLVVEAVFENREIKADVTKRAEAQLADGAVFGSNTSTLPITGLAEASVRPEDFIGIHFFSPVDKMMLVEIILGEKTGQAAIAKALDYVLKIKKTPIVVNDSRGFYTSRCFSTFLMEGMAMLEEGYGPALIDNVGRMTGMPRGPLEMHDDVALDLSYKIAKQTAIDLGDKYVPSEGADIVAKMVEGGRFGRKNGKGFYDYDSKPKTIWKGLSELAPTTKGIESPEEPTAFAQIDELKTRLLYRQAVEVARCWEEGVIDDPREADLGAILGWGFAPWTGGPISMIDGIGLARFVETADRLAATYGDRFKVPQLLRDMAAKGETFYGKFAPEKAAA; encoded by the coding sequence ATGGAAAACTTCAAGATCGACGTCGACGCCGACGGAATCGCCCTGATCACCTTCGATGTGCCGGGCCGTTCGATGAACACCCTGACCTCTTCGGTCATGGCGGAAATCCCGCAACTGGTTGAACGCATCAAGACCGACGACGCCATCAAGGGCGCCGTCATCACCTCGGGCAAGGCGTCGGGCTTCTGCGCGGGCGCGGACCTGGGCGACATGGCCGGCGGCGTCCTGTCGGGCGGCGGCGACCTGCAAAAGGCGTTCGACGCCGGATGGAAGCTGAACGGCGCCTTCCGCGCGCTGGAGACCCTGGGCAAGCCCATTGCGGCCGCGATCAACGGCCTGGCGCTGGGCGGCGGTCTGGAGTTCACCCTGGCGACCCACTATCGCGTGGTCGAGAACGACAACCGGATTCAGCTGGGCCTGCCCGAGATCAAGGTCGGCCTGTTCCCCGGCGGCGGCGGCACTCAGCGCCTGACGCGCCTGGTCGGCGTGCAGAACGCCATGATGGCCATGAGCGAGGGCAAGTCCTTCCGTCCGAACGACGCCAAGGGCGCCGGCATCGTCCATGAGGTGGTCGAAAAGGGCCAGTCGGTCGAGGCCGCCAAGGCCTGGATCAAAGGCGTCGGAAAGGCCGTCCAGCCGTGGGACGAGAAATCCTTCAAACTGCCCGGCGGCGGCCCCTATCACCCGGCCGGCATCCAGAACTTCATGGTCGGCAACGCCATGCTGCGCAAACAGTCCTACGGCAACTATCCGGCTGTGGTGAACCTGATGAAGGCCGTCTACGAAGGAACCCAGGTTCCAATGGACGCGGCCCTGCGCATCGAGACGCGCTACTTCATCAAGACCCTGATGACGCCGCAGGCCCAGGCCATGATCCGCAGCCTGTTCCTGTCGAAACAGGAGCTGGACAAGGGCGCGGTTCGTCCGGCGGGCATTCCCAAGGCCGATCCGAAGAAGGTCACGGTCATCGGCGCCGGCATGATGGGCGCGGGCATCGCCTATGTGCAGGCGCTGGCGGGCATCGAGACCATCCTGATCGACCAGACCCAGGAAGCCGCCGACAAGGGCAAGGCCCATGTCGAGGAACTGCTGAAGAAGCGCCTGTCGCGCGGTCAGCTGACGCAGGAGAAGTACGACGCCCTGCTCGGCTCCGTCACCGCGACGACGGACTATGAGCTGATCAAGGGTTCGGACCTGGTCGTCGAGGCCGTGTTCGAAAACCGCGAGATCAAGGCCGATGTGACGAAACGGGCCGAGGCGCAACTGGCCGACGGCGCCGTGTTCGGCTCCAACACCTCGACCCTGCCGATCACCGGCCTGGCCGAGGCCAGCGTGCGGCCGGAGGACTTCATCGGCATCCACTTCTTCTCGCCGGTCGACAAGATGATGCTGGTCGAGATCATCCTGGGCGAAAAGACGGGTCAGGCCGCCATCGCCAAGGCGCTGGACTATGTGCTGAAGATCAAGAAGACGCCGATCGTCGTCAACGACAGCCGCGGCTTCTACACCTCGCGCTGCTTCTCCACCTTCCTGATGGAGGGCATGGCGATGCTGGAGGAGGGCTACGGCCCCGCCCTGATCGACAATGTCGGGCGCATGACCGGCATGCCGCGCGGCCCGCTGGAGATGCACGACGACGTCGCGCTGGACCTGTCCTACAAGATCGCCAAACAGACGGCGATCGATCTGGGCGACAAATATGTCCCGTCGGAAGGCGCAGACATCGTCGCCAAGATGGTCGAGGGCGGACGCTTCGGCCGCAAGAACGGCAAGGGCTTCTATGACTATGACAGCAAGCCCAAAACGATCTGGAAGGGTCTGTCCGAACTGGCCCCGACCACCAAGGGCATCGAGAGCCCTGAGGAGCCGACCGCCTTCGCCCAGATCGACGAGTTGAAGACGCGCCTTCTGTATCGCCAGGCGGTCGAGGTCGCGCGCTGCTGGGAAGAGGGCGTCATCGACGATCCGCGCGAAGCCGACCTGGGCGCCATCCTGGGCTGGGGCTTCGCGCCCTGGACCGGCGGCCCGATCAGCATGATCGACGGCATCGGCCTGGCCCGGTTCGTCGAGACGGCGGACCGTCTGGCCGCGACCTACGGCGACCGCTTCAAGGTCCCGCAACTGCTTCGCGACATGGCGGCGAAGGGTGAGACCTTCTACGGCAAGTTCGCCCCGGAGAAGGCCGCCGCCTGA
- a CDS encoding M20/M25/M40 family metallo-hydrolase encodes MRLFLLPTSLAAAFALAVLTTQTPAPVAATAPGRVFSAERAMIDVRRMARAPHPVGSAEHGVVQAHLFQRMTALGLRPERQAGGLSPAAVRRIEARGETADGLSVVNLVGVLPGRRPDLPAVLLMAHYDSVPGSPGAADDAAGVAAVLEAVRAIKARGPADRDLIVLLTDGEELNLDGARAFFSEHRLRTHVGAVVNLEARGGGGRAMMFETGPGNAETIDQYARFTRHASGGTTGNALAVFVYRLMPNGTDFTLAADRRLPGVNLAFVGRPDQYHSPRSTPDALDQGSVQHIGGQALEATDGFLRAPTLPRATVDAVHADVFGLGMVRHSPGFGWVLLAAAGALTAFAAWGARHATGLGWRSVARGAAGGLWLVSASLVVAHAVRSLAGPMGQRVDTPETYYTLLRRLPWTEAGVSLGVLAVALVVLAGRARVGRRRVAGVLVGAALLALVLGGISPLVIGAAVLAVGLSGWIGDVAAGESEAESVWGGWLGMIVLVLTLGAVAQAVAPEAAFLLIWTGLVAALAAAAAALIGARLERPTTLIPSVVATVLVGGWMLGLGHFVFLGVGMDLPGALGLVALLIVLQARPLTGEGLTGEGLTPGAGRTPHDGRSARVLAVAAALCLILGCGAALAGRVAAPAVADAPA; translated from the coding sequence ATGCGACTGTTTCTTTTGCCAACGTCGCTGGCGGCGGCCTTCGCCCTGGCGGTCCTGACGACCCAGACCCCGGCTCCGGTTGCGGCGACCGCTCCGGGGCGCGTCTTTTCCGCCGAGCGGGCCATGATAGACGTGCGGCGCATGGCCCGCGCGCCGCATCCCGTCGGATCGGCCGAACACGGGGTGGTCCAGGCCCATCTGTTCCAGCGGATGACGGCCCTGGGGCTGAGGCCCGAACGTCAGGCGGGAGGGCTGTCGCCCGCCGCCGTGCGCCGTATCGAGGCGCGGGGCGAGACGGCCGACGGTCTCTCGGTCGTCAATCTGGTCGGGGTGCTGCCGGGGCGGCGTCCAGACCTGCCGGCCGTTCTGCTGATGGCTCATTACGACAGCGTGCCCGGCTCGCCCGGCGCGGCCGACGACGCCGCCGGCGTGGCGGCCGTTCTGGAAGCGGTGCGGGCCATCAAGGCGCGCGGCCCCGCCGACCGCGACCTGATCGTCCTGCTGACGGACGGAGAGGAGTTGAACCTGGACGGGGCGCGCGCCTTCTTCAGCGAGCATCGCCTGCGGACGCATGTGGGGGCGGTGGTCAATCTGGAGGCCCGGGGCGGCGGCGGCCGGGCCATGATGTTCGAGACCGGGCCGGGCAACGCCGAGACGATCGATCAGTACGCCCGTTTCACACGCCACGCCTCGGGCGGGACGACCGGCAACGCCCTGGCGGTGTTCGTCTATCGGTTGATGCCCAATGGGACGGACTTCACCCTGGCGGCGGATCGGAGGCTGCCGGGCGTGAACCTGGCCTTCGTCGGTCGCCCCGACCAGTATCATTCGCCGCGCTCTACCCCCGACGCCCTGGACCAGGGCAGCGTTCAGCATATCGGCGGTCAGGCTCTGGAGGCGACGGACGGCTTTCTGCGCGCGCCGACCCTGCCGCGGGCGACGGTCGACGCCGTGCACGCCGATGTCTTCGGCTTGGGCATGGTGCGTCACTCGCCGGGATTCGGCTGGGTGTTGCTGGCGGCGGCGGGCGCGCTGACGGCCTTCGCCGCCTGGGGCGCGCGTCATGCGACCGGCCTGGGCTGGCGGTCGGTCGCCAGGGGCGCGGCCGGCGGCCTGTGGCTTGTCAGCGCCTCCCTGGTCGTCGCCCACGCCGTGCGGAGCCTGGCCGGACCGATGGGTCAACGGGTCGATACGCCCGAGACCTACTACACCCTGCTGCGACGCTTGCCGTGGACGGAGGCGGGCGTGAGCCTGGGCGTCCTGGCCGTGGCCCTCGTGGTGCTGGCAGGGCGCGCGCGGGTCGGTCGTCGGCGGGTGGCGGGGGTCCTTGTCGGCGCGGCCCTTCTGGCTCTGGTTCTGGGCGGGATCAGCCCGCTCGTCATCGGGGCGGCCGTCCTGGCCGTGGGCCTGAGTGGGTGGATCGGCGACGTGGCGGCGGGCGAAAGCGAGGCCGAGAGCGTTTGGGGCGGCTGGCTGGGGATGATCGTCCTGGTGCTGACCTTGGGCGCTGTCGCCCAGGCTGTGGCGCCCGAGGCGGCCTTTCTGCTGATCTGGACCGGGCTCGTGGCGGCGCTGGCGGCGGCGGCGGCGGCCCTGATCGGCGCCCGACTTGAACGACCGACGACCCTGATCCCCTCGGTCGTGGCCACTGTTCTTGTCGGCGGCTGGATGCTGGGGCTGGGGCATTTCGTCTTCCTGGGCGTGGGCATGGACCTGCCCGGCGCCCTGGGACTGGTCGCCCTGCTGATCGTCCTGCAGGCGCGGCCCCTGACGGGCGAGGGCTTGACGGGCGAGGGCTTGACGCCGGGCGCCGGACGGACGCCGCACGACGGGCGGTCGGCGCGGGTCCTGGCGGTCGCGGCGGCGCTGTGCCTGATCCTGGGTTGCGGCGCGGCCCTGGCCGGGCGTGTCGCGGCGCCGGCCGTCGCGGACGCGCCCGCCTGA
- the recA gene encoding recombinase RecA: MASQAALKLVGKEDGDKQRALEAAIAQIDRAFGKGSVMKLGKAGVVNEIESVSTGSLGLDMALGIGGLPVGRVIEVFGPESSGKTTLALHTVAEVQKKGGVAAFVDAEHALDPVYAQKLGVNLDDLLVSQPDTGEQALEIVDTLVRSGAVDIVVIDSVAALTPRAEIEGEMGDSLPGLQARLMSQALRKLTASISKSKCIVLFINQIRHKIGVMYGSPETTTGGNALKFYASVRLDIRRTGAIKNRDEVVGNTTRVKVVKNKVAPPFREVIFDIMYGEGISKLGEIIDLGVKAGVIEKSGSWFSYDSTRIGQGRENVREFLKQNPDIAASIEKAVRASTNKIADELLGTPEPDEGQDLEG; encoded by the coding sequence ATGGCATCGCAGGCGGCTTTGAAACTGGTGGGCAAGGAAGACGGCGACAAGCAACGCGCCCTGGAGGCGGCGATCGCGCAGATCGATCGCGCCTTCGGCAAGGGCTCGGTGATGAAGCTCGGCAAGGCCGGGGTGGTGAACGAGATCGAGAGCGTCTCGACCGGGTCCTTGGGCCTGGACATGGCGCTGGGCATCGGCGGCCTGCCGGTCGGGCGGGTGATCGAGGTGTTCGGCCCTGAATCCTCGGGCAAGACGACCCTGGCCCTGCATACGGTCGCCGAGGTGCAGAAGAAGGGCGGGGTCGCCGCCTTCGTCGACGCCGAACATGCGCTGGACCCGGTTTACGCCCAGAAGCTGGGCGTCAATCTGGACGACCTGCTGGTGTCCCAGCCCGACACGGGCGAACAGGCGCTGGAGATCGTGGATACGCTGGTGCGTTCCGGCGCCGTGGACATCGTGGTCATCGACTCGGTCGCCGCCCTGACGCCGCGCGCCGAGATCGAAGGCGAGATGGGCGACAGCCTGCCGGGTCTTCAGGCCCGCCTGATGAGCCAGGCGCTGCGCAAGCTGACCGCTTCGATTTCAAAGTCGAAATGCATCGTCCTGTTCATCAACCAGATCCGTCACAAGATCGGCGTCATGTACGGCTCGCCCGAGACGACGACGGGCGGCAATGCGCTGAAATTCTACGCCTCGGTGCGTCTGGACATCCGCCGCACCGGCGCGATCAAGAACCGCGACGAGGTGGTCGGCAACACCACCCGGGTCAAGGTGGTCAAGAACAAGGTCGCCCCGCCGTTCAGGGAGGTCATCTTCGACATCATGTATGGCGAGGGCATCTCCAAACTGGGCGAAATCATCGACCTGGGCGTCAAGGCGGGCGTCATCGAGAAGTCGGGCAGCTGGTTCAGCTATGATTCGACCCGGATCGGTCAGGGCCGCGAGAATGTGCGCGAGTTCCTGAAGCAGAACCCCGACATCGCCGCCTCGATCGAAAAGGCCGTGCGCGCCTCGACCAACAAGATCGCCGACGAACTGCTGGGCACGCCCGAGCCGGACGAAGGCCAGGATCTGGAAGGCTGA
- a CDS encoding PA-phosphatase — protein sequence MNPSWVVVAVLAATASAGLALGGCAAGKPPAWAAPTTQGYLAEGVLARLSAAAPPPPAPGSPTDRADKAASARMVALEDTDRWLLATSHAEVRPPLGLQHFDCALGVRLGSAETPGLDRLMARVFHDAQSVAERVKAQAARNRPVGDDPDRRPCQRLDAAGRRSPSYPSGTAGATAYAEVFALLEPERAAAVRRIGAAIGDSRVICAMHYPSDVRAGEDIGRAVVADIAALPAFQADLATARAELARARATGLTNPGCAAERAALATPLP from the coding sequence GTGAACCCGTCCTGGGTCGTTGTGGCCGTGCTGGCCGCGACGGCGTCGGCGGGACTGGCGCTGGGCGGCTGCGCGGCCGGCAAGCCCCCGGCCTGGGCCGCGCCGACGACTCAGGGCTATCTGGCCGAGGGCGTTCTGGCGCGACTGTCCGCCGCCGCGCCGCCGCCGCCCGCGCCCGGTTCGCCGACCGATCGGGCCGACAAGGCGGCCTCGGCGCGCATGGTCGCGCTTGAAGACACCGATCGCTGGCTTCTGGCCACGTCCCACGCCGAAGTGCGGCCGCCCCTGGGTCTCCAGCATTTCGATTGCGCCCTGGGCGTGCGTCTGGGGTCGGCCGAAACCCCCGGCCTGGACCGCCTCATGGCGCGGGTCTTCCACGACGCCCAGTCCGTGGCGGAAAGGGTCAAGGCCCAGGCTGCGCGCAATCGCCCGGTCGGGGACGATCCGGATCGGCGCCCTTGTCAGCGGCTGGACGCGGCCGGCCGGCGGAGCCCCTCCTATCCGTCCGGCACGGCCGGGGCGACCGCCTATGCCGAGGTCTTCGCCTTGCTGGAGCCCGAACGGGCGGCGGCCGTGCGCCGGATCGGCGCGGCCATCGGCGACAGCCGCGTGATCTGCGCCATGCACTATCCCAGCGACGTGCGCGCCGGCGAGGATATCGGGCGGGCGGTCGTCGCGGACATCGCGGCCCTGCCGGCGTTTCAGGCCGATTTGGCGACGGCGCGCGCCGAGCTGGCCCGGGCGCGGGCGACCGGCCTGACCAATCCCGGCTGCGCGGCGGAACGGGCCGCCCTGGCCACGCCCCTGCCCTGA
- a CDS encoding right-handed parallel beta-helix repeat-containing protein, giving the protein MVGNVRIWGMGAGGSMRDLLASSRTVGHTLAAQSAAPLATTLEGVRFEGVGTIPLYVGPGVTRTTVVRSRFRGLSTSVAVYLDAESAGAVIRDNDFDIRTGREQIAVDGSGANRIEDNRFVLNGRGGVFLYRNCGEDGVIRHQTPSYNRITDNLFFRAAWLRPRLVVVGSREGRRPYCGDDAGWPFGSSQDDRDGAIGNRVSGNRAVR; this is encoded by the coding sequence GTGGTCGGCAATGTGCGGATCTGGGGCATGGGCGCGGGCGGTTCGATGCGCGACCTGCTGGCGTCCTCCCGCACGGTCGGGCACACCTTGGCGGCCCAGTCGGCGGCGCCCCTGGCCACGACGCTGGAGGGGGTGCGGTTCGAGGGCGTGGGGACCATTCCTCTCTATGTCGGGCCGGGGGTCACGCGCACGACGGTGGTTCGTTCGCGCTTTCGCGGCCTCTCGACCTCGGTGGCCGTCTATCTGGACGCCGAGAGCGCCGGGGCCGTGATCCGCGACAACGACTTCGACATCCGCACGGGACGCGAGCAGATCGCGGTCGACGGCTCGGGCGCCAACCGGATCGAGGATAATCGCTTCGTGCTGAACGGGCGGGGCGGCGTCTTCCTCTATCGCAACTGCGGCGAGGACGGGGTCATTCGACACCAGACGCCGTCCTACAATCGGATTACGGACAATCTGTTCTTCCGCGCCGCCTGGCTGAGACCGCGCCTTGTCGTGGTGGGGTCGCGCGAGGGCCGCCGGCCCTACTGCGGCGACGACGCGGGCTGGCCCTTCGGATCCAGCCAGGACGACCGCGACGGGGCGATCGGCAATCGGGTCAGCGGCAACCGCGCCGTCCGCTGA